In the genome of Chryseobacterium sp. 52, the window TCTGCCAGTTTTCTGCAAAGCTTTTATCTACGCTTACGTGATCTGTATTCGCGCCTAAAATGTTTAGTTTCTCTACTATTTTTGTATACATTATGTTAAATTCAATGCTGTAACTTATTTAAAAACAAATTAATACTGTTTATTATTCCAAAGTCTTTCTGTGGTTTCTTCCAGACTGTATTCAAAATAATTTCCACTTTTATCCTTATTTCTCTGAAATAATTTAAGATTATACGTTTTGAAATTCAATTTTAAAAATTGATAATAATAGCCATTTCCAAAACATACATTGCTATAAAACTGAGCTTTAAAGCTTTCTGTATCCTCGCCAGGGACTTCAAATGTTTTCAGTTTTCTTACAATTTCAGAGAGTTCATTTTTTGTGATATTGTCAATGATTTTCGGGTCCGGTAATGCAATATCAAAGGCTAAATTCTCAGCACCATCAGCTTCCCACCATTCCCAAAGGTTAAATCGTGACATCTCCTTCCCTGTCATTTCATGAAGCGTATTTTCAAGTTTTTTGTACGCTGTATGATCTTCGTCTCCGTTTTCGTCACATTCATCCGTATACTCCAAAATAAGCTGCAGAATCTCCGGATAGAGTTTTTCAGCAGTGTCAAAATCCGGTTCAATTTCTTTTCGTAATTCCATATAATATCTTCCGGGCTGGAGAAATCCCTTTGGCTGCTAAATTACAGAATTTTTACCGCCATCTGTATCCTCATTTCGAAGGTTTTGGTTATATTTGATCTCAATTCAATAAATATGAACCACGCGAGCTGTTTGCCTCCTCCAGGATTTTAATATTTTCAAATTCGTTTGAAGTATTCCCGTGCCGTTAAATTTTTATCGGCCAGTAGTATAATACTTCAGATTCTGATAAAAAATAATATTCAAATCTTTTACAAACAGTTCATTCTCAATGAAAAAATCATATTTATTATTGCATCTGGCCGTGATACTGGCCGGCTTTACAGGTATTTTCGGAAAACTCATATCATTAAATGAAGGATTACTCGTCTGGTACAGGCTTTTATTTTCTTCCGTCATTTTGTTTGCCATTTTAAAACTTCTGAGAATCCCCTATCGCATTTCCACACAGGAAAAATTGCGTATCATGAAAGCCGGGGTACTCATTACCCTTCACTGGCTATTTTTCTATGCCAGTATTAAATACTCTAATATTTCTATCGGCGTGGTTTGCTACTGTCTGACCAGCTTTTTTACCGCCATATTCAAGCCTCTTATTGATCAGGAAAAATTCAAAATTTCAGAGCTCTTTCTCAGTACTTTTACGGTGTTGGGAATCAGCCTGATCTTTCATTTTGACACTTCTTATCAGCTGGGAATTATGTTGGGAATTATTTCATCTGCAGTGGGCGCTCTTTATACTATTTATAACAATCGTCTGGTGAGACACTTTGACACCAAAGTCATCAACTTTTATCAAATGTTAAGCGGGACTTTATGCCTCGGAGCATTTTTGCCCATTTACCTCGTTATTTTTCCGGCAGATAGCATAGTCCCTGACTTAAAAAACACCGCCTATTTGGGCGTTTTAGCACTTTTTTGTACGGTAGGTTTATATGTAGCATTTGCAGAGGTTTTAAAGAAAATTCCTGCATTTACCGTGAATCTGACCTTCAATCTTGAGCCTGTATATGCAATCATTATGGCATTTTTATTTTTCGGGGAAAGTAAAGAAGTCGGGCCTCCGTTTTATATAGGAATCTCATTGATTATAGCTTCTGTTATTTTGCAAACATTGATTTCAATACGTAAAAAATAATTGTTTACCTGAAATGAAACGCAGAGCACAAAATCTCTGCGTTTTTTAATTTTCAAATAAAGGTATATCACAAAATTTGATATAAATAAAACATCCTCTTCCCCGATTTTATTCATTAGTTTTATACCGGTAAATTTTCTTAAAACTATTAAACCATGGATTATCAAACTTTCCAGCCTCGTCCGGAACTTTCTCCTTTTATCAAATGCTATTGGACTCTGGAAAGCCCTGAAGAAGAAATTCCTCAGCAACAAACTATTGTTCCTGACGGTTGTATGGAAATGATCTTTCATTACGGTGATCTTTACAGGCAATATATAGATGGAAAGGCTGTTACCCAACCCAGAAGCTGTGTTTTTGGACAGCTGACCCAACCGCTTGTTATAGAGCCTACGGGCACCACCGGAATTTTTTCCGTGCGCTTTCAGTATGAAGGATTCATTCCGTTTGCTACAATTCCTATTAAAGAAATGGATGATAAAGCGATTTCATTGGAGACATTATTTGGAGAAGACGGAACAGAACTGGAGAAAAATGTACTGGAATCTAAAACGGCTACAGAAAAAATAAACACCGTTGAAGAGTTTTTACTCAAAAAACTGGATGCGGCTGCTATTGACAGAGTTGTACAATCTACTATAGACACTATTCTTACAGCTAATGGTCAGATTTCCATTGGTGAACTTTCCAAACAAACCAATATCAATCGGAGACAGCTGGAAAGAAAATTCTCTTCTGCTGTCGGGCTCAGTCCTAAACAGCTTTCTAAAACTGTCAGACTACAAGCTACTCTTAAACTTCTGCTCAATAAAGAATATACAACCCTTACTGAATTAGCCCACGAGTCCGAATACTATGATCAGGCTCATTTCATCAAAGATTTTAAAGAATTTACAGGACTGACACCCAAAGAATTCTATGGTGAAAACCTGAAAATGTCTTCCTTATTTTATGGAACAAATTAATCCTGTCGCATTTTTACAATTTTAGGCTTCAACATATGATGAACTTTGTCTGAATAATAAAATATCACGACAATGAAAACAAAACTCATCCTTTTAGCAGCCGGACTGGCTATTGTATCTGCCTGGACTGCAAAGCAAAGCGAAATTAAAAAGCTGGAATGGCTCATTGGTACCTGGGAAGCCAAAACGCCCAAAGGCAGTCTCTATGAAACCTGGACCAAGAAAAGCGACACAGAACTTCAGGGAAAAAGCTATTATCTGAAGGAAAAAGATACCATCATATTTGAATCCGTACGACTTGTAGAAAAAGACAGAAAGTTGCATTATATCGTATCTGTGAAAGGTCAGCATGATGAACAATCTGTTGATTTTGTATCAACAACACTCTCAAATCCAAATTCACTTGTATTTGAAAACCCACAAAATGATTTCCCTCAAGTCATTACCTACAAGAAAATTCGTAAAGATTCTTTGTTCGCGGAAATTTCAGGAATGATGAACGGAAAAAAAGCAAAACAGGCCTTCCCGATGAGAAAAATAAAATAAATAAAACTCAAGCTTACTATTTAAAATTTCATGAATGTAAAGATAGAGAGTCGGCCACCGGAGGTGGCTGACTAAACGTGCTCTTCATCAGGCAAGTCCACTTGCCCATCTTTGCCACCTTAAAATATATCCAAATCAACTTTAAAACTTTTGCGTTTATAATAGAATATATCAATTGATTGATCAAATAAATGTTGTAAAATCATCTCCCACATATGGTGCAGACCATATCCATTATCCTTTAATTCCAATCAAGCTTAATAATAACTAAACACAAAGATTTGTACGTCTGTTCAATCTGCAGGAGACAAAAGAATAAAATAATTATCAGGTTTTAGACTAAAAAGTAACCTAATCCATTTCTATTTTACTTAAAACAATCTGATTCTTGCATACCGTCACCGCTACTCTGTCGCCTGCCTCAAAACCACATTCCTGAACCCATTTCCCGGCAATTCTGATTTCCGGAAAGAAAACATGCCGTCGGAAAGACCTTACAAAAGACTTATGGGAAACCGTAAGGTTCCGGTTACGAAACAGTTTATATTTGTCTCTTAGACTGATCTTCTTT includes:
- a CDS encoding DMT family transporter, with product MKKSYLLLHLAVILAGFTGIFGKLISLNEGLLVWYRLLFSSVILFAILKLLRIPYRISTQEKLRIMKAGVLITLHWLFFYASIKYSNISIGVVCYCLTSFFTAIFKPLIDQEKFKISELFLSTFTVLGISLIFHFDTSYQLGIMLGIISSAVGALYTIYNNRLVRHFDTKVINFYQMLSGTLCLGAFLPIYLVIFPADSIVPDLKNTAYLGVLALFCTVGLYVAFAEVLKKIPAFTVNLTFNLEPVYAIIMAFLFFGESKEVGPPFYIGISLIIASVILQTLISIRKK
- a CDS encoding helix-turn-helix domain-containing protein; its protein translation is MDYQTFQPRPELSPFIKCYWTLESPEEEIPQQQTIVPDGCMEMIFHYGDLYRQYIDGKAVTQPRSCVFGQLTQPLVIEPTGTTGIFSVRFQYEGFIPFATIPIKEMDDKAISLETLFGEDGTELEKNVLESKTATEKINTVEEFLLKKLDAAAIDRVVQSTIDTILTANGQISIGELSKQTNINRRQLERKFSSAVGLSPKQLSKTVRLQATLKLLLNKEYTTLTELAHESEYYDQAHFIKDFKEFTGLTPKEFYGENLKMSSLFYGTN
- a CDS encoding DUF6265 family protein — its product is MKTKLILLAAGLAIVSAWTAKQSEIKKLEWLIGTWEAKTPKGSLYETWTKKSDTELQGKSYYLKEKDTIIFESVRLVEKDRKLHYIVSVKGQHDEQSVDFVSTTLSNPNSLVFENPQNDFPQVITYKKIRKDSLFAEISGMMNGKKAKQAFPMRKIK
- a CDS encoding SymE family type I addiction module toxin, whose protein sequence is MKKKISLRDKYKLFRNRNLTVSHKSFVRSFRRHVFFPEIRIAGKWVQECGFEAGDRVAVTVCKNQIVLSKIEMD